From a single Schistosoma mansoni strain Puerto Rico chromosome 4, complete genome genomic region:
- a CDS encoding putative dro/myosuppressin receptor yields MNECIPSLLELINQTNPLNTSSSSSSSSSPSNNTEPIINYSLIKFGTEFSKIHGPLSLAVCLFGIPANFVNIIVLTRRELSQNATNHLLLWLAVADLLLMILYAPCLYHFYIIHPHPMKNPIYTPSKLWIIYQEIVVSCALMLHSLALWLAVLLALFRYIHVGFPISGSIYTTRKRAFYSALLITIFCIFVAIPNILVNHSESCLGPTLNYKSINGGIWNMKNIAPSFLLTILTILLISELQKAIKRRKALFIHRDKSLSIIKYNKKQSSLSMRQSTSSPSTLPSTLPLYNNDESKKLSRENRTTALLLTIVLCFLVIELPQGILVTCIHLIDQFEEKVYQHLGDLLDFLTLLNESISFIIYTTMSNQFRQTFCNIFCPILIKNKTSLLNDQQTIIQYRQHHALPSKNNDNNKGRQHSLIPEEEDLDKGHQQIGTGDSNIK; encoded by the exons atgaatgaatgtattCCATCCTTATTGGAATTAATTAATCAAACGAATCCATTGAAtacctcctcatcatcatcctcttcttcttctccaTCAAATAATACTGAACCGATTATCAATTATAGTCTTATTAAATTTGGTACAGAATTTAGTAAAATACATGGTCCATTAAGTTTAGCTGTATGTTTATTTGGTATACCAGCGAATTTTGTAAATATCATTGTATTAACACGACGTGAATTATCACAGAATGCCactaatcatttattattatggttAGCTGTTGctgatttattattaatgatattaTATGCACCATgtttatatcatttttatattataCATCCACATCCTATGAAAAATCCAATTTATACACCAAGTAAATTATGGATTATCTATCAAGAAATAGTTGTTAGCTGCGCTTTAATGTTACATTCATTAGCCTTATGGTTAGCTGTATTATTAGCATTATTTCGTTATATACATGTAGGTTTTCCAATATCTGGTTCTATTTATACAACACGTAAAAGAGCATTTTATTCAGCATTATTAATAACtatattttgtatatttgtTGCTATACCAAATATTTTAGTTAATCATTCTGAATCATGTTTAGGACCCACACTAAATTACAAATCAATAAATGGGGGCATATGGAATAtgaaaaat ATTGCCCCATCCTTTTTATTAACTATATTAACTATCTTATTAATAAGTGAATTACAAAAAGCTATTAAACGTCGTAAAGCTTTATTTATTCATCGTGATAAATCATTaagtattattaaatataataaaaaacaatCATCTTTATCAATGAGACAATCTACCTCATCACCATCCACATTGCCATCTACATTACCAttatataataatgatgaaagtAAAAAATTAAGTCGTGAAAATCGTACTACCGCTTTGTTACTAACTATTGTATTATGTTTTCTTGTAATTGAATTACCTCAAGGTATCTTAGTAACATGTAttcatttaattgatcaatttgAAGAGAAAGTTTATCAACATTTAGGTGATTTATTAGATTTTCTTACATTATTAAATGAATCCATTAgttttattatatatacaaCTATGTCTAATCAATTTCGTCAAACATTTTGTAATATATTTTGTCCcatattaataaaaaataaaacaagcTTATTAAATGATCAACAAACTATTATACAATATCGTCAACATCATGCATTACCCTcaaagaataatgataataataaaggtagACAACATTCATTGATTCCTGAAGAAGAAGATCTTGATAAAGGTCATCAACAAATTGGTACTGGTGATTctaatatcaaatga